The Candidatus Nanopelagicus abundans genome includes a region encoding these proteins:
- a CDS encoding GuaB1 family IMP dehydrogenase-related protein: MRFINNPSHDLTYDDVFMVPSYSALSSRMDVDLTAFDKTGTTIPLVVANMTAISGRRMAETVARRGGIAVIPQDIPLEIVADVISWVKSRHIIFDTPVTLNPNETVADAIDLITKRSHGALIVVEDDVPVGIITEADCENVDRFTQLNKIMSKDLVSLKDDVTPKEAFEFLTDKRRRLAPVINKSGKLVGIITRTGALRATMYQPSLDANGKLRVAAAVGINGDVEKKAKALIAAGADVLVVDTAHGHQKKMVDALKTIRALSPVIPIVAGNVVTAAGTKELIEAGADIVKVGVGPGAMCTTRMQTGVGRPQFSAVLECAIEAKKHGKTIWADGGVRHPRDVALALAAGASQVMIGSWFAGTYESPSDLRKDSDGRLYKESFGMASARAVAARTASEDAFDRARKSLFEEGISTSRMYINPARPGVEDLIDEIIAGLRSSCTYSGAKNLIEFNEKAVIGIQSAAGYAEGRPLFTSWKN, translated from the coding sequence GTGCGTTTCATAAATAACCCAAGCCACGACCTCACCTATGACGATGTGTTTATGGTCCCTTCCTATTCTGCGTTATCAAGCCGAATGGATGTTGATCTAACCGCCTTTGATAAAACTGGCACCACAATTCCATTAGTTGTCGCAAACATGACTGCAATAAGTGGTCGAAGAATGGCTGAAACAGTTGCCAGACGTGGTGGTATCGCTGTTATCCCGCAAGATATTCCACTTGAAATTGTTGCTGATGTAATTAGTTGGGTTAAGTCTCGCCATATTATTTTTGACACCCCAGTTACCTTAAACCCTAATGAAACTGTGGCAGATGCTATTGATTTGATAACAAAAAGATCTCATGGCGCTCTAATTGTGGTTGAAGATGATGTTCCAGTTGGCATCATTACTGAAGCAGATTGTGAAAATGTTGATCGCTTTACTCAGTTAAATAAAATCATGTCAAAAGATTTAGTAAGTTTGAAAGATGATGTAACGCCTAAAGAGGCATTTGAATTTTTAACTGATAAGCGAAGGCGTCTTGCCCCAGTAATTAATAAATCTGGCAAGCTAGTCGGAATTATTACTCGTACCGGAGCACTTAGAGCAACGATGTATCAACCATCACTTGACGCTAATGGGAAGTTAAGGGTTGCTGCAGCTGTAGGAATTAATGGGGATGTAGAAAAGAAAGCTAAAGCGCTCATTGCGGCTGGGGCAGATGTATTAGTTGTTGATACCGCTCATGGTCATCAAAAGAAGATGGTTGATGCTCTTAAGACAATTAGAGCACTAAGTCCTGTAATACCTATTGTTGCTGGAAATGTTGTTACTGCAGCGGGTACTAAAGAATTAATTGAAGCAGGAGCTGACATAGTTAAAGTTGGCGTAGGCCCAGGTGCGATGTGCACAACTCGTATGCAAACTGGAGTTGGCCGCCCACAATTCTCTGCAGTACTTGAGTGCGCTATTGAAGCGAAAAAACACGGTAAAACAATTTGGGCAGATGGTGGAGTGCGCCATCCAAGAGATGTGGCACTTGCCTTAGCAGCAGGTGCATCCCAAGTAATGATTGGCTCATGGTTTGCTGGCACATATGAATCCCCTAGTGATTTAAGAAAAGATTCAGATGGCAGACTTTATAAAGAATCCTTTGGTATGGCATCAGCACGTGCGGTAGCGGCTCGAACTGCTAGTGAAGATGCCTTTGATCGCGCACGTAAGTCATTATTTGAAGAGGGTATTTCAACTTCTCGGATGTATATAAATCCAGCTCGCCCTGGAGTAGAGGATCTAATTGATGAAATCATTGCAGGCCTTCGTTCATCTTGCACATATAGCGGTGCTAAAAACTTAATTGAGTTTAATGAAAAAGCTGTAATTGGTATTCAATCAGCTGCCGGGTATGCCGAAGGAAGACCGCTATTTACTTCTTGGAAGAATTAA
- a CDS encoding DEAD/DEAH box helicase, with protein sequence MSFKDLGVNAALIKALVATGIEKPFPIQKATLPDAIAGKDILGRGQTGSGKTLAFGLALMTRLAGKTAKPMQPLALILSPTRELAMQISDVIAPLSRTVNLNSQVVAGGLSYSKQIQALKRGVPIVVATPGRLIDLIQKKHIKLDDISITVLDEADQMADMGFLPDVKRILDLTKPGGQRMLFSATLDKDVDSLVKKYLKNPMTHSLANEKSTAGNMSHHVLILEQAHKDLITAQIAARKGKSIFFVRTKHGADKLTKKMNEVGVAVGALHGGKTQAQRSRVLEAFKSGKTNALVATDVAARGIHVDDVSLVVHVDAPENHKDYLHRAGRTARAGAVGTVVTLATHKQRKGVHGLTARAGVKLSESTVRPLDANLIRITGAAEPSGIPIVLAGATKGEESGRSDRYRGSRSRGGGKKKKSRPRPHERRKRPR encoded by the coding sequence ATGTCATTTAAAGATTTAGGCGTTAACGCTGCGCTAATTAAAGCCTTAGTTGCAACAGGTATTGAAAAGCCATTTCCTATTCAAAAAGCCACATTGCCGGATGCAATTGCTGGCAAAGATATTTTAGGTAGAGGCCAAACCGGCTCTGGCAAAACCCTAGCTTTTGGACTTGCCTTAATGACTCGCCTAGCTGGTAAAACAGCTAAACCGATGCAACCACTAGCACTCATTCTCTCACCAACTAGAGAACTAGCAATGCAGATCAGTGATGTAATCGCGCCACTTTCTAGAACAGTAAATTTAAATTCACAAGTTGTTGCAGGTGGACTTTCATACTCTAAACAAATTCAAGCATTAAAACGCGGAGTTCCAATTGTGGTTGCTACCCCTGGACGTTTAATAGATCTTATTCAAAAAAAGCATATTAAGTTAGATGATATTTCAATTACAGTATTAGATGAAGCAGATCAGATGGCAGATATGGGTTTCTTGCCAGATGTTAAAAGAATTCTTGATCTAACTAAACCAGGTGGACAAAGAATGTTATTTAGTGCCACATTAGATAAAGATGTCGATTCATTAGTTAAAAAATACTTAAAAAATCCGATGACTCATTCACTTGCTAATGAGAAATCAACTGCCGGAAATATGAGCCACCACGTGTTAATACTTGAACAAGCACATAAAGATTTAATTACTGCTCAGATCGCAGCTAGAAAAGGCAAAAGTATTTTCTTTGTAAGAACTAAACATGGCGCAGATAAGCTAACAAAAAAGATGAACGAAGTTGGAGTTGCAGTAGGCGCCCTTCATGGTGGTAAAACTCAAGCTCAAAGATCTAGAGTGTTAGAGGCTTTTAAATCAGGAAAAACAAATGCACTAGTAGCAACTGATGTAGCAGCTCGCGGAATTCATGTTGATGATGTTTCGTTAGTGGTCCATGTTGATGCTCCTGAAAATCACAAAGATTATTTACATAGAGCAGGTAGAACTGCTAGAGCAGGCGCAGTTGGAACTGTGGTAACTCTTGCAACACATAAGCAACGCAAAGGTGTACATGGATTAACTGCTAGAGCTGGTGTTAAATTAAGTGAGTCAACAGTCAGGCCACTTGATGCTAATTTGATAAGAATTACTGGCGCAGCTGAACCATCTGGAATCCCAATTGTCTTAGCCGGTGCTACAAAAGGTGAAGAGAGTGGAAGATCTGATCGCTACCGCGGTTCAAGATCAAGAGGTGGCGGTAAAAAGAAGAAATCACGCCCTCGCCCACACGAGCGTCGCAAACGTCCAAGGTAA
- a CDS encoding TrmH family RNA methyltransferase, with the protein MSESIVGPGEFYQVVGVGPHSKPWPTDNHFDQALLEHGDRRNVLDKYRYWTVEAIVAELDTKRHDLQIAIENWQHDLNIGSIVRTANAFNVSAVHIVGKRDWNKRGAMVTDRYLTVHHHATVEEFKEWCDKENLPIIGIDNLPISKQLESAALPKRCVMLFGQEGAGMSDEGVAVCSVVLAISQYGSTRSMNASAAGAIAMYAWAMQHLNPSNHPKN; encoded by the coding sequence ATGTCTGAATCAATTGTTGGCCCTGGTGAGTTCTACCAGGTTGTTGGCGTAGGACCACACTCTAAACCATGGCCAACTGATAATCACTTTGATCAAGCACTTCTTGAGCATGGTGATCGAAGAAATGTCTTAGATAAATACAGATATTGGACGGTTGAAGCAATTGTCGCTGAACTTGATACCAAACGACATGATCTACAAATTGCAATTGAAAATTGGCAACACGATTTAAATATTGGATCGATTGTTAGAACTGCAAATGCTTTTAATGTGAGCGCAGTTCATATTGTGGGTAAGCGTGATTGGAATAAGCGTGGCGCAATGGTTACTGATAGATACCTAACTGTGCATCACCACGCAACCGTTGAAGAGTTTAAAGAGTGGTGTGATAAGGAAAACTTGCCAATTATTGGTATAGATAATCTGCCAATTTCAAAACAATTAGAAAGTGCCGCACTTCCTAAAAGATGTGTGATGTTATTTGGCCAAGAGGGCGCCGGTATGAGTGATGAGGGTGTGGCCGTTTGTTCAGTTGTTCTTGCTATTTCTCAATATGGCTCAACTAGATCTATGAATGCCTCAGCAGCTGGCGCTATTGCAATGTATGCCTGGGCGATGCAACATTTAAATCCAAGTAATCATCCGAAAAACTAG
- a CDS encoding purine-cytosine permease family protein encodes MAKISNSIEVNGINFISESERKGSAKSLFWPWAAANVSFLAISYGSFFLGFGISFWQATAAAIIGTLGSFSLVAISSLAGKRANAPTMTLSRAAFGVKGNVLPGFLSYLIFVGWETVLVSLATLASETVFTRAIGINSDLSKIMGFLLAGGLTILGGVLGFKVIMRIQFYLTIITLVLTLGYIALTIDQINWSAVSALPTGSTQGFIGALIFAITGIGLGWVGCAADYSRYLPRKTSSKAVVGWTIFGASVVPIILVIYGSLLAGSSKALNDQVASDPIGALTTLLPTWYLIPFALVAILGLIGGAILDLYSSGLVLVSIGLPVKRHIAASIDGVIMTIGTIYLVWFASDFFVPFQGFLITLGVPVAVWSGLFVADVLMRKSYAETELFDSNGRYGAYNFKSIGLVLFGTFIGWGLVTNSLASWLSWQGYLLSTFGGKNGPWAYANLGVIAALLIGFIGHIILSKRDIKKQQV; translated from the coding sequence ATGGCAAAGATTTCAAATAGTATTGAAGTAAACGGAATTAATTTTATTTCCGAATCTGAACGCAAAGGCTCCGCTAAATCCTTATTTTGGCCATGGGCAGCAGCCAACGTTTCATTTTTAGCTATTTCATATGGATCATTCTTTCTTGGCTTTGGTATTTCTTTTTGGCAAGCCACTGCAGCTGCCATTATCGGAACTTTAGGCAGTTTTTCTTTAGTTGCTATTTCATCCCTTGCTGGCAAGCGAGCAAATGCACCAACCATGACATTATCTAGAGCAGCCTTTGGTGTTAAGGGAAATGTATTACCAGGCTTTTTATCCTATTTAATATTTGTTGGCTGGGAGACAGTATTGGTTTCATTAGCAACTTTGGCTTCTGAAACTGTATTCACTAGAGCAATTGGTATTAATTCTGATCTATCTAAAATTATGGGATTTTTATTAGCAGGCGGACTAACTATTTTAGGTGGAGTTCTAGGTTTTAAAGTAATTATGAGAATACAGTTTTACTTAACAATTATTACTTTAGTTCTAACTTTAGGTTATATAGCCTTAACAATTGATCAGATAAATTGGAGCGCAGTATCAGCATTGCCCACCGGATCAACTCAAGGCTTTATTGGTGCGTTAATTTTTGCAATTACTGGAATAGGTCTTGGTTGGGTTGGCTGCGCAGCTGATTATTCAAGGTATTTACCGCGCAAGACTTCAAGTAAGGCAGTAGTTGGTTGGACAATATTTGGGGCATCAGTAGTGCCAATTATTTTAGTAATTTATGGATCACTCCTTGCTGGCTCTAGCAAAGCATTAAATGATCAAGTTGCTTCAGATCCAATTGGAGCTTTAACTACGCTTTTGCCTACCTGGTATTTAATCCCCTTTGCATTAGTAGCTATTCTTGGATTAATTGGTGGAGCAATTCTTGATCTTTATTCATCTGGTTTAGTTTTAGTTTCAATTGGTCTGCCAGTAAAGCGCCATATCGCTGCCAGTATTGATGGCGTAATAATGACGATTGGCACAATTTATTTAGTTTGGTTTGCAAGTGATTTCTTTGTTCCCTTCCAAGGATTTTTAATTACATTAGGTGTGCCAGTTGCGGTTTGGTCTGGCCTATTTGTTGCAGATGTATTAATGAGAAAGAGTTATGCAGAAACTGAGTTATTTGATTCAAATGGCAGATATGGTGCTTATAACTTTAAATCTATTGGTTTAGTTTTATTTGGCACATTTATTGGCTGGGGATTAGTAACAAACTCACTTGCCTCTTGGTTATCTTGGCAAGGATATTTACTTTCAACTTTTGGTGGCAAAAATGGCCCATGGGCGTATGCAAATCTTGGAGTTATAGCAGCGCTACTTATTGGCTTTATCGGCCATATTATTTTATCAAAGCGTGATATTAAGAAACAGCAAGTTTAA
- a CDS encoding ABC transporter permease — protein sequence MINVVRAELTKLRRPSLSLSTIAAVTFVIGLVTSLLFLLVDSPEGNGERGIRIGRDVLSLATGVSIGFSNSAGLLGIVALCIFAAQTAQEYTYGTLRNLLVRQPSRMKILIGKLISMKLFAIVMVALAAILSVALSYLFAGVKDISTAAWASSEANAALARTFINVLIATIGYGIFGMILGLLFRSPISAISIGVIWNLIIEGLLSAFVTNIDRYFPGQLLSIVAQGGSAKVSYQYALITSYGFLLAGLLIVAVLFKRRDVAN from the coding sequence ATGATTAATGTAGTCAGAGCAGAGTTAACTAAGCTACGCCGGCCATCCCTATCTCTTTCCACAATTGCAGCAGTTACTTTTGTAATTGGGTTAGTAACTTCTTTACTATTTTTATTAGTTGATTCACCAGAAGGTAATGGCGAGCGAGGAATAAGAATTGGTAGAGATGTTTTATCACTTGCCACCGGTGTTTCAATTGGATTTAGCAACTCAGCTGGCTTACTCGGAATAGTTGCTCTTTGTATCTTTGCTGCTCAAACAGCTCAGGAGTACACCTACGGCACATTACGTAATTTATTAGTACGCCAGCCATCTAGAATGAAAATTTTAATTGGAAAATTAATATCAATGAAGTTATTTGCAATCGTCATGGTTGCCCTAGCTGCAATTTTATCGGTAGCACTTTCTTACTTATTTGCTGGAGTTAAAGACATATCAACAGCTGCATGGGCAAGCTCTGAAGCGAATGCAGCACTTGCTCGCACATTTATAAATGTGTTAATTGCCACGATCGGGTATGGAATATTTGGAATGATTTTAGGTTTACTTTTCAGATCACCAATTTCTGCTATCTCTATCGGTGTTATTTGGAACCTAATTATTGAGGGCTTATTATCTGCATTCGTTACAAATATTGATCGATACTTTCCAGGTCAATTACTTTCAATAGTTGCCCAGGGTGGCAGCGCGAAAGTTTCCTATCAGTATGCGTTAATTACCTCCTATGGATTTTTACTTGCGGGGCTCCTTATTGTGGCTGTTTTATTTAAACGACGAGATGTGGCAAATTAA
- a CDS encoding D-alanyl-D-alanine carboxypeptidase, protein MKKLSIFIVSLLFLNIQPTHAVETLPQPFFNYLNSKYLGDPGVILIDKASGEVIYESGSTKARTPASVLKLTSTAAIALTLDANTVFKTAIYKTEKRGVFVIWGENDPWITSNAKYRDANKRAYMPKLIKAAFASDKKLKKITLIYKGVNNSDIYYAKKALKRRASVAYKPLSKNIEVESLITEKLSQVESPPLSKMIRFALLYSDNVLSQRLAMLATGKNGYPLNKEGLNDMAHEKLTTLGIDTKGMKLVDGSGLGGSNRISAVTVSKLLLKIRSEPQLKVVYDSLPVGGESGTLIGRYHTTAPQAVGIVKAKTGSTRHTVSLAGYTSAGEKEYVFVVIADGVGRTKRSQNAARSAIDRMLGTITKPVVIGLTPPTVENNPVVIAQ, encoded by the coding sequence ATGAAAAAATTATCAATCTTTATAGTCTCACTTCTGTTTTTAAATATACAGCCAACTCACGCGGTTGAAACCTTGCCTCAACCATTTTTTAATTATTTAAATTCAAAATATCTTGGAGATCCTGGTGTTATTTTAATTGATAAAGCAAGTGGTGAAGTTATCTATGAAAGTGGTTCAACTAAAGCTAGAACTCCTGCCTCAGTCCTGAAACTCACATCAACTGCTGCAATCGCTCTAACTTTAGATGCTAATACGGTTTTTAAAACAGCGATTTACAAAACTGAAAAAAGAGGAGTTTTTGTAATTTGGGGAGAAAATGATCCTTGGATAACATCAAATGCAAAATATCGAGATGCTAACAAACGTGCTTATATGCCAAAGTTAATTAAGGCAGCATTTGCTTCCGATAAAAAACTTAAAAAAATAACACTTATCTACAAAGGTGTAAATAATTCTGATATCTATTATGCAAAAAAAGCATTAAAAAGAAGAGCATCAGTTGCCTATAAACCACTTAGTAAAAATATTGAAGTTGAATCATTAATTACTGAAAAACTTAGCCAAGTAGAATCTCCACCACTTTCTAAGATGATTAGATTTGCTTTGCTCTATAGCGATAATGTGCTCTCGCAACGACTTGCAATGCTGGCAACAGGTAAGAATGGTTATCCATTAAATAAAGAGGGATTAAATGATATGGCTCATGAAAAACTTACCACTCTCGGTATTGATACTAAGGGAATGAAATTAGTAGATGGATCTGGTCTTGGTGGTTCTAATCGAATTTCAGCTGTAACTGTCTCAAAACTTCTTCTTAAAATCAGAAGTGAGCCACAACTTAAGGTTGTATATGACTCTTTGCCAGTTGGAGGTGAATCTGGCACATTAATTGGCCGATATCACACAACTGCTCCACAAGCAGTTGGCATAGTTAAAGCAAAAACTGGTTCAACTCGTCATACAGTTTCATTAGCCGGATACACAAGCGCAGGTGAAAAAGAGTATGTATTTGTTGTAATTGCAGATGGTGTTGGTAGAACTAAGCGAAGCCAAAATGCTGCGCGAAGTGCAATTGATCGAATGCTTGGAACAATTACTAAGCCTGTTGTGATTGGGCTAACACCACCAACGGTTGAAAATAATCCAGTAGTAATCGCTCAGTAA
- a CDS encoding heme o synthase, with the protein MKQYISLMKLRVVELLLVTTVPALFLATNGIPDLSLTFWSLLGGTLAAGGANAFNMVIESDTDKLMKRTANRPISTGQISKRNALLFSSIISLLSLAIFYIFTTELATVLTALAIIFYVFGYTIALKRHTSQNIVWGGIAGCMPVLIGQAAVTNSLTATSWLFFLLIFFWTPPHFWALAVRYKDDYAAAGIPMLPVVAPIRSVINQMWFHSLAMVIVSLLVIRSAGLSNWLFVITLLLIVGWKRQLIKLTKQPSEVNAGKLFQASIIFLSIYSFLLVLGVLLK; encoded by the coding sequence ATGAAACAATATATATCGCTAATGAAGTTGCGAGTTGTTGAACTTTTATTAGTAACAACTGTGCCAGCACTTTTTCTAGCAACTAATGGCATACCGGACTTATCTTTAACTTTTTGGAGTTTATTAGGTGGCACATTAGCCGCCGGGGGCGCTAATGCTTTTAATATGGTAATCGAATCCGATACTGATAAATTAATGAAGCGCACTGCAAATCGTCCAATTTCAACGGGACAAATTTCAAAAAGAAATGCACTTTTATTCTCTTCAATTATTTCACTGCTTTCATTAGCAATTTTTTATATTTTTACTACTGAATTAGCTACTGTACTAACTGCACTAGCAATCATCTTTTATGTTTTTGGGTACACAATTGCGCTTAAGCGCCATACCTCACAAAATATAGTTTGGGGTGGGATTGCTGGGTGCATGCCGGTATTAATCGGGCAAGCTGCAGTTACAAACTCATTAACTGCTACATCTTGGCTATTTTTTCTTTTAATATTTTTTTGGACCCCCCCACATTTTTGGGCCCTAGCCGTTAGATACAAGGATGATTATGCAGCCGCTGGCATACCTATGTTGCCGGTAGTTGCTCCAATTAGATCTGTGATAAATCAGATGTGGTTTCACTCACTAGCGATGGTAATTGTTTCACTACTTGTGATTAGAAGTGCTGGGCTAAGTAATTGGCTATTTGTAATTACTTTATTACTTATTGTTGGCTGGAAGCGGCAGTTAATTAAATTAACTAAGCAGCCAAGTGAGGTAAATGCTGGCAAATTATTCCAAGCATCAATCATATTTCTCAGTATTTACTCATTTTTGCTAGTACTCGGTGTATTGCTTAAGTAG
- a CDS encoding DMT family transporter, translating into MRKSWLPAYLALGTVWGCSFIFIELGLEFLTPFGVTFIRCALGAITLIIISRIRKINLPTDRKVWQKLWVVALLLNVIPGVLFAFAQQYVTSVFASIINAATPLMTLVFILVIFREEKLKREQIFGLLIGALGVMTVVGVWKELGDNQLVGVIALLIAVSCYGASYPYSTRNVIPLKLKPEALAAGQLIMAAITLLPLFLINGISNNSYPRQSVIAMLCLGIFGSGFAYIWNFSITAAAGSAIASSVTYLTPVVAVIVGRLYLGEVIVWHEIFGAIIVILGALLSQGRLNRLVKTK; encoded by the coding sequence ATGAGAAAATCTTGGCTCCCTGCTTATCTTGCTCTTGGAACAGTCTGGGGTTGTTCCTTTATCTTCATCGAATTAGGCCTTGAATTCCTAACCCCATTTGGTGTGACTTTCATTAGGTGCGCTTTAGGTGCAATTACGCTAATCATAATCTCAAGAATTCGAAAGATTAATCTGCCAACAGATAGAAAAGTTTGGCAAAAGCTGTGGGTAGTTGCCCTGTTGTTAAATGTTATTCCAGGTGTTTTATTTGCTTTTGCTCAACAGTATGTAACATCTGTTTTCGCCTCAATTATTAATGCAGCAACTCCACTAATGACGCTAGTGTTTATACTTGTTATTTTTAGAGAAGAAAAGTTAAAACGAGAACAAATTTTTGGATTACTAATTGGCGCGCTAGGTGTAATGACTGTTGTTGGTGTTTGGAAAGAGCTTGGTGATAATCAACTAGTTGGCGTGATTGCACTTCTTATTGCAGTATCTTGTTATGGCGCCTCATACCCATACTCAACACGAAATGTTATTCCACTAAAACTAAAGCCGGAGGCGCTAGCTGCTGGGCAATTGATTATGGCAGCAATAACTCTGCTGCCACTCTTCTTAATTAATGGTATTTCAAATAATTCTTACCCCCGTCAATCAGTAATTGCAATGCTTTGCTTAGGAATTTTTGGTAGTGGATTTGCGTATATTTGGAACTTTTCTATTACAGCAGCAGCTGGAAGTGCAATTGCAAGCTCGGTGACATATTTAACTCCGGTAGTTGCAGTAATTGTGGGGCGCTTGTATTTAGGAGAAGTAATAGTGTGGCATGAAATATTTGGGGCTATAATCGTAATATTGGGTGCTCTGCTTTCACAAGGAAGATTAAATAGATTGGTAAAGACTAAATGA
- a CDS encoding tetratricopeptide repeat protein, whose protein sequence is MLWERIPEVQGLDRANTYYELSARIYARGQYDEALALAETARDIYSDLGAIAPADGLAQAYSAIGYNLNQLKRMNEAANAMSKAVDLLRETKSPMAIELACTLGEWWFNSKEYEKTIECMNLCVQEHLVDGNDSGAANDMHLIGCAYRELKNYEKALEAFKESRALFKKLKEVINVARCDQKIAHCLTELGDAEGALISAQKSLDVFVTAHDHRRETYSSFELGKAQIASEQYEEALMTLENVLENVTESEFKDFEFIIDIERKISVTLTKLGRLDEADEIARRLDAVVEVIDEN, encoded by the coding sequence ATGCTTTGGGAAAGAATTCCTGAAGTGCAAGGTCTTGATCGAGCAAATACATATTACGAATTATCTGCGCGAATTTATGCACGCGGTCAATACGATGAAGCATTAGCGTTAGCTGAAACAGCGCGAGATATTTATTCAGATCTTGGCGCAATCGCACCAGCTGATGGCTTAGCCCAGGCTTACTCAGCAATTGGTTATAACTTAAATCAATTAAAGCGAATGAATGAAGCAGCTAATGCAATGAGTAAAGCAGTTGACCTACTTCGTGAAACAAAATCACCAATGGCAATCGAACTTGCCTGCACCTTAGGTGAGTGGTGGTTTAACTCTAAAGAGTATGAAAAAACTATTGAGTGTATGAATTTATGTGTGCAGGAGCATTTAGTAGACGGAAATGATTCAGGAGCTGCTAATGACATGCACCTAATTGGTTGTGCATATCGGGAATTAAAAAATTATGAGAAAGCACTGGAAGCATTTAAAGAATCTAGAGCGTTGTTTAAAAAACTTAAAGAGGTTATAAATGTGGCAAGGTGTGATCAAAAAATTGCTCACTGCCTAACTGAGTTAGGAGATGCCGAAGGTGCATTAATTTCTGCGCAAAAATCACTAGATGTTTTTGTTACCGCCCATGATCACAGACGTGAGACCTACTCCTCATTTGAATTAGGTAAAGCACAGATTGCCTCAGAGCAGTATGAAGAGGCACTTATGACCCTTGAAAATGTGCTTGAGAATGTAACTGAATCAGAGTTTAAAGATTTTGAATTTATTATTGATATTGAGAGAAAAATCTCTGTAACACTTACTAAATTAGGCCGCCTTGATGAAGCAGATGAAATTGCTCGTCGCCTTGACGCAGTAGTTGAGGTAATTGACGAAAACTAG
- a CDS encoding ABC transporter ATP-binding protein, whose product MSSPLAIDVADLSKKYGERMALSHANFEVPMGSICGFVGPNGSGKTTTIRMLLGLISPTTGSGHVLGESITHPEKYLPRVGAMIEGPAFYPALTGNQNLTVLAKLGGFDTKSIQGLLDLVELGDRGDSKYKTYSLGMKQRLGIAAALLPNPKLLVLDEPTNGLDPAGIQEIRNLLRKLANSGTTVFISSHLLSEIEVISDYLVMLRLGKVIFSGKTSQLLAKQQPVIVAKPEKSSDLNKLLTIAKEAGHECTIVGESVHVTGASEYAAKFNKAAFDAGVVLETLTPVRPSLEDTFFEMTGE is encoded by the coding sequence ATGTCCTCCCCTCTAGCAATTGATGTTGCCGATTTATCTAAAAAATATGGCGAGCGAATGGCGCTTTCACACGCAAATTTTGAAGTGCCGATGGGAAGTATTTGCGGCTTTGTCGGCCCCAATGGTTCTGGTAAAACTACAACAATAAGAATGCTACTTGGATTAATCTCACCTACAACTGGTAGCGGACATGTGTTAGGTGAATCAATAACACATCCAGAGAAATATTTGCCAAGAGTTGGCGCAATGATTGAAGGCCCAGCTTTTTATCCAGCGCTGACTGGTAATCAGAATTTAACGGTACTAGCAAAACTAGGTGGCTTTGATACTAAATCTATCCAAGGCTTACTTGATTTAGTTGAGCTAGGAGATCGTGGAGATTCAAAGTATAAAACTTATTCATTGGGTATGAAACAAAGATTAGGAATTGCAGCGGCATTACTACCAAATCCAAAGCTATTGGTATTAGATGAACCAACAAATGGTTTAGATCCAGCCGGAATTCAGGAGATTAGAAATCTACTCCGTAAGTTAGCTAACTCAGGTACTACAGTTTTTATCTCATCTCATCTTTTATCTGAAATTGAAGTAATTAGTGATTATTTAGTGATGCTTAGATTAGGAAAGGTAATTTTTTCTGGTAAAACAAGTCAGTTACTAGCTAAACAACAACCAGTTATTGTGGCAAAGCCTGAAAAATCTAGTGATTTAAATAAGTTATTAACGATTGCAAAAGAAGCAGGCCATGAGTGCACAATAGTTGGCGAAAGCGTTCATGTAACCGGCGCCAGTGAATATGCTGCAAAGTTTAATAAGGCAGCCTTTGATGCTGGTGTTGTATTAGAAACTCTTACTCCGGTTCGACCATCACTTGAAGATACGTTTTTTGAAATGACAGGTGAGTAA